The nucleotide window GGGCCCAGGCCGCGCAGTACATGGACCGCGGCGAGTACGTCCCGGACTCCATCACCAACGCCATGGTCGCCGAGCGCCTGAGCCGGCCCGACTGCCGCCAGGGCTTCCTCCTGGACGGCTACCCCCGCACCCAGAACCAGGTCGATGAGCTGGACGCCGTCCTGGCCCGCGACGGGCTGTCCCTCGACGCGGTGGTCGAGATCACCGTCGACGCCGAGGCCGTCGTGGCCCGCCTGCTCAAGCGGGCGGACGAGCAGGACCGCGCCGACGACACCGAGCCGGTCATCCGCCGTCGCCTGGAGGTCTACACCGAGTCCACCGAGCCGCTGGTCGCCCACTACTCCCAGCGCGGCCTGCTGGTGCGCGTGGACGGCATGGGGCAGATCGACGAGGTCACCGAGCGCCTCATGGAGGCCCTGGCCGCCCGCGGCATCGCCTGAGCCGCCCACCACCGACGCTGCGGCCCGGCCGGGCCGCGAAGGAGGCCGCCGTGCCGCGCCGCGAGCAGATCGAGATCAAGACCCCCGACCAGGTGCGCCACATGCGCCGGGCCGGGCTCGTCGTCGCCGAAATCCATGCGGCCCTGCGTCAGGCGGTGCGCCCCGGCATCACCACCGCCGAGCTCGACGCCGTCTCGGCCGGCGTCATCGAGCGGGCCGGTGCCCGCTCCAACTTCCTGGGCTACCACGGCTTCCCGGCCACCGTGTGCATCTCGGTCAATGAGGAGGCGGTCCACGGCATCCCGGGGCCGCGCGTCCTGGAGGCCGGGGACCTGGTGACCTTCGACTGCGGCGCCTACATCACCGACGAGCGGGGCACCCAGTGGCACGGGGACGCCGCCTTCACCACGGTGGTGGGCGGCACCTACCGCAATGACTCCGACCGGATCCTGGATGCCACCACGCAGCGCTGCCTGTGGGAGGCCATCGCCGCCCTGGCCCGCGCGGCCGCGGGGGAGGGCGGTGCGCGCCAGCTGCGGCTCAACGCCGTGGGCGACGCCGTGGAGGAGACCGTGGCCCAGGTCGCCGCCACCCGGGGCTATGAGCTGGGCATCCTCCAGGAGTACGTGGGCCACGGCATCGGCACCCGCATGCACATGCCCCCCGACGTCCTCAACTACTCGGTGCGGGGCCGGGGCCCGCGCCTGCGCCCCGGCATGGTCCTGGCCATCGAGCCGATGCTCACCGCCGGCAGCCCCCGGGTGCGCGAGCTCGACGACGGGTGGACGGTGGTGACCTGCGACGGCTCGCGGGCGGCCCAGTGGGAGCACACCGTGGCGATCATGCCCGGGGGAGTGTGGGTGCTCACCGCGGCCGACGGCGGCGCCCAGGGCCTGGAGCCCTACGGCCTGGCCCCGGTGACAATGCGCGATTGAGCGCGCGGACGGCGTCGAGCGATCATGACCGCGCAGGGGCGGTAGTCTGTGGCCATGAACGTCAACGGCGACTCCTCCCTCCCCCTCCTGCCCGCCCCCAGCCGCCTGGAGCACACCAGCGGCGCCCCCTTCCTCCTGACCCCCATCACGCCGCTGCGCTGCCAGGCCGCCTGCGCCCAGGAGGCAGAGCAGCTCGCCGAGCTGCTGCGCAACGGCCTGGGATGGTGCGGTCGGGTCGAGCACGACCAGCCCGAGCCTGAGCCCGGCCCGCCCCTTCAGGCCGGGGGCGAGCCCACCGGCGATGCCCTGCCCGCCCTGCGCCTGGACCTCGATGAGCAGATCCCCGGGGGCCCCGAGGCCTATGCCCTGAGCGCTCGGGCGGACGGCCTGGAGCTGCGGGGCGCTTCGCCCAGCGGCGTCCTGCAGGGGGTGCGCACCCTCCTCCAGCTGCTGCCGCGCCGCGTCATGGCCGCCGACGGCGCCACCTGGGCGGCCTGCCCGCCCACCGGCGCGCAGGACGGCAGGGCAGTGGATGAGGCACCGGGCGAGGCGGGCGTCCTGGCCCGGATCCCCCCGCTGTCCATTGAGGACGCGCCCCGCTTCGGCCACCGCGGTCTCATGCTCGACGTCGCCCGCTCCTTCCTGGGTGTGGAGGACGTCTGCGCCATCGTCGAGGCGGCCGGGCGCTACAAGATCAACGTCCTGCACCTCCACCTCGTGGACGACCAGGGCTGGCGCCTGGAGATCACCAACGAGGGGCGCGCCGAGGGCGACACCATCGACTACACCCGGCTGACCGCCGTCTCGGGGCGCACCGCCGTCAGCGCCGAGGGCTACGGGCAGCGCCCGGGCGTGGGTGGGTTCTACACCCGGGAGGACTATCGCAGGATCCTGGACTTCTGCCGCTCACGGCATGTGGAGGTCATCCCCGAGATCGACCTGCCCGGGCATGCCGGCGCCGCTCTGCACGCCATCCCCGAGCTGTGCACGCCCGGATCGTCCTATGCGGGCACGCCCCAGGCGCCCACGGCGCCCGCCGACGGCTCCACCGAGGTCGGCCGGAGCTACCTTGATCCGCACTCCCCGGCCACCCTCGTCTTCCTGCGCCATGTTCTGACGCAGGTCGCCGGGCTCGACCCCCACGGGCGCACCATCCACCTCGGCGGCGATGAGCCCTACGCCATGGCCCACCGCTACGGTGCCCAGGAGGGCTCCCCCTACGCCGGCCTCCTGGCCGCGGCCCAGGAGATGGTCCGCGAGCTGGGGCGTGAGCCCATGGGATGGAATGAGGCGGTCAGTGCCGGGCCGCGTGGGATCCTCCAGGTGTGGAACCCCGAGCCGCAGGTGGCCCGGGCCCTGCGCCAGGCGGTCGGCCAGGGCTCCCGACTGGTGATGTCGCCGGTGACCCACGCCTACGTCGACCTCAAGTACGACCCCTCCAGCCCCCTGGGCCTGACCTGGGCGGGCAGTCTGGAGGTACCCCAGGCGCGCTCCTGGGACCCGGCCCGCATCCTGGAGGGCGTGGGGGCCGAGGCGATCGACGGCGTCGAGGCCACCCTGTGGGGTGAGACCGTGCGCAGCCGCCAAGACGCCGAGTGGCTCCTCTTCCCCCGCCTGCTGGCCCTGGCCGAGGTCGGCTGGTGCATCGAGCCCTTCCCCGCGGCCGGCGGCCAGGACGCGGCGGCGCCCGGCCGGTCCCTGGAGGACTTCCTGGCCCGCTGCGCCGCCCACGGACCCCGCCTGGCCGCCGCCGGCACCCGCTTCCACGCCACCTCCACCGTGCCGTGGGGCCAGTACGGGCCCTTCCCCCGCCAGGAGCTCCACCCCGAGTCGGAGGTGCACCTGTAGCCCCGCTCGCCCGATCCGCGGGGCGCGCCGCATGTGGCCGGAAACACCGGCACGATGGCGGATCTCGCATAGTGGTGGGGCGCGGTCCTGTCGTAGAGTTGGCAGCCGGACACTCCTCCGCCGATTCCGCACGCCCATCAGGCCCTGTGCCCGGGCGGCGCGGCGGGGGCGTCCCTCCGGGCGGCGTCGTCGCCCGGACGAACTCGAGCGAGAGAGCACCGATGGAGGAACATGGCTAAGAAGGACGGCGTCATCGAGGTCGAGGGATCGGTCGTCGAGGCCCTTCCGAACGCGATGTTCCGGGTGGAGCTGAGCAACGGGCACGTCGTGCTCGCGCACATCTCCGGCAAGATGCGGCAGCACTACATCCGCATCCTCCCCGAGGACCGCGTGGTCGTGGAGCTCAGCCCCTACGACCTGTCCCGCGGCCGCATCGTCTACCGGTACAAGTGAGAAGCCGACTGACCGCAGTCGGTGGAGGAACATCATGAAGGTCAAGCCGAGCGTCAAGAAGATCTGTGACAACTGCAAGGTGATTCGTCGCCACGGCCGTGTCATGGTCATCTGCGAGAACCCACGGCACAAGCAGCGCCAGGGCTGAGGCCCAGCGCTGAGGGCCGCCCACGGCGGCCACCACCAGCACCCATCCCAGCGGGCCCGCCCGGCGCAGCAGCGGCAGGCCGGACCGCAACCCCCGGTTCTCGGAGGCCGGGGCCGCCCCAGGGCGGAGGAGGTGGGTGACGACCTCCGGGAGCACATCAGGAGAACCACACAGTGGCACGCATTTCCGGTGTCGACCTGCCTCGCGAGAAGCGAGTGGAGATCGCACTCACCTACATCTTCGGGATCGGGCGCACCCGCGCCGATGAGACCCTCAAGGCGACGGGCGTCAACCCCGACACCCGCGTCAAGGACCTGAGCGAGGACGAGCTCGTCGCCCTGCGCACCCACATCGACGCCAACTACCAGGTCGAGGGTGATCTGCGCCGTGAGGTCCAGGCCGACATCCGCCGCAAGATCGAGATCGGCTGCTACCAGGGTCTGCGCCACCGCCGCCACCTGCCGGTGCACGGCCAGCGCACCAAGACCAACGCGCGCACCCGCAAGGGCCCCAAGCGCACCGTGGCCGGCAAGAAGAAGGCCAAGTAAGCAGCAGGAATCCGGGCCCCGCCCCGGACCGACGACCTCATCGCAGAAGAAGGAAGCATGCCTCCCAAGACCCGCGCCGCAGCGCGCAAGATGCGCCGCAAGGACCGTAAGAACGTCACCCACGGTCACGCCTACATCAAGTCCACCTTCAACAACACCATCGTGTCCCTGACCGACCCCTCCGGTGCGGTCATCGCCTGGTGCTCCTCCGGCCAGGTCGGCTTCAAGGGCTCGCGCAAGTCCACGCCCTACGCCGCCCAGCTTGCCGCCGAGGCCGCCGCCCGGCGCGCCCAGGAGCACGGCATGAAGAAGGTCGACGTCTTCGTCAAGGGCCCCGGCCCCGGCCGCGAGACCGCGATCCGCTCCCTGCAGGCCGCCGGCCTGGAGATCGGCCCGATCACGGACGTCACCCCCCAGGCCTACAACGGCTGCCGCCCGCCCAAGCGCCGCCGCGTCTGAGACCACGGGGGACGACGGCGCGGCCCGGTGCTGCGCCGTCGTCCCCGCCCATGCCCCGCCGTCGAGGTGAGGCCGGGGCGGTGCCGGGAGAGCACCGGCCGCCCCATATCAGGACCGGCGTCATATAGCGGGCGCCGCGACGAAAGGAAACCACGTGCTCATTGCACAGCGACCCACGCTCACCGAGGAGGTCATCGAGGAGGACCGCCGCTCGCGGTTCGTGCTCGAGCCCCTCGAGCCCGGATTCGGCTACACGCTGGGCAACTCCCTGCGCCGTACGCTGCTGTCCTCCATCCCGGGGGCGGCCGTCACCAGCGTGCGCATCGACGGGGTGCCCCACGAGTTCCGCACCATTGCCGGGGTCAAGGAGGATGTCTCCCAGATCATCCTCAACATCAAGGAGATCGTCCTGTCCTCGGAGAACGACGAGCCGGTGGTCATGTACCTGCGCAAGTCGGGCCCGGGCGAGGTGCTGGCCGGGGACATCACCCCGCCGGCCGGCGTGGAGATCCACAATCCCGAGCTGGTCATCGCCACCCTCAATGAGAAGGGCAAGCTGGAGATCGAGCTGACGGTCGAGCGTGGACGCGGCTACGTGTCGGCCAACCAGAACAAGGACCCCAATGCGGAGATCTCCCGGATCCCCGTGGACTCGATCTACTCGCCGGTCAAGAAGGTCTCCTACTCCGTCGAGGCCACTCGTGTGGAGCAGCGCACGGACTTCGACCGCCTCATCGTGGACGTCGAGACGAAGGTCTCCATCACCCCGCGCGACGCGCTGGCCTCCGCCGGCAAGACCCTGGTCGAGCTCTTCGGGCTGGCCCGTGAGCTCAACGTCGAGGCCGAGGGCATCGAGGTCGGCCCCTCGCCGGTGGATGAGGCCTTCCAGCAGGACCTGGCCCTCATGATCGACGAGCTCGACCTCCAGGCGCGCTCCTCCAATGCGCTCAAGCGCGAGGGCATCCACACGGTGGGCGAGCTGGTCGGCCGCAGTGAGGCGGACCTGCTCGACATCCGCAACTTCGGCGCCAAGTCGATCTCCGAGATCAAGGAGAAGCTGGCCGAGCTGGGTCTGTCCCTCAAGGGCTCCCCGGTCGACTACGTCTCGGAGGACGACTACGCCAACCCCACGTTCAGCGACGAGCCCCAGGCCTGAGCCGGCTCGTCATTCATCTAGGAGACAACCATGCCTCGCCCCACCAAGGGTCCCCGCCTGGGCGGCAGCGCCCAGCACGAGCGCCACATGCTGGCCAACCTGGCCACTCAGCTCATCATCCACGAGTCCATCACCACCACTGAGGCCCGGGCCCGCCGCCTGCGCCCCTACGTGGAGAAGCTCATCACCAAGGGCAAGCGCGGCGACCTGCACGCCCGCCGCACCGTGATGAAGAAGGTGACGGACAAGTTCGCCGTCTACCGCCTCTTCGAGGTCCTGGCCCCCCAGTTCGAGGGTCGCGATGGCGGCTACACCCGCATCATCAAGACCATGCCCCGCAAGGGCGACAACGCCCCCATGGCGGTGATCTCCCTGGTCCTGGAGCCCGTGGCCAAGAAGGAGATCGTCGAGGATGCGGTGGCGACCGCCAAGCGCGCCGCCGAGAAGGCCGTGGCTGAGGAGCCCGCCGAGGCCGAGAAGGTCGAGGAGAAGGCGGAGGAGTCCGCGAAGGCGGAGGCGGCCGAGGCTGAGAAGGCTGAGGCGCCAGCTGCGGAGGCCGCGGGGGAGAAGGCGGAGTACGCCGGCGCAGTGCGCCTGGCCGAGGGCGCCACGGAGGCTCCGGATGCCGACCACCAGGTCAAGGGCAATGAGGACTCCATGAAGTACCACGTGCCGGGTTCGCGCTGGTACGACGCCACGGTGGCCGAGGTCTGGTTCGCCAGCGCCGAGGAGGCCGAGGCCGCGGGCTTCGCCCCCGCCGGTGGCGCCGCCGCCCAGAAGGTCGAGAAGTGAGCCGGATCTGATCCTCTCAGGCTGTTTGCTCTCTGGCCGCTGAGCTGATTGCGGGAGGGCCCCATCCACTGTGGATGGGGCCCTCCCTTTCTTCTTGACCCGTGGCACATCTTCGGCTTCTCCCAGGAGGGGCCGTGTCACAAAGCGAGTACCGGATGCAGAATGCGAGTGCGGGGTACTCGCTTTCTGTACCCCGCACTCGCATTCCGGCGCTGGTGGGGTCCGGGGGAGGGTCAGTCCTCCTCGAGTTCTTCCAGGCGGGCGCGGAAGGCCTCGCGCTCCTGACGAACGGCTGCGGCCTCCACCGCGTGCCCAGCGGCTTCGAGCAGGTCGGCATAGAGGCTCAGGGAGGCGAGGTATAGCTTCCCGAATGCCCGTGGCTCAGCCTGGGCCAGCTCGCGGCGGAGGGTTACTGCTTCGTGGACGGTCTCCAGAGCAGCCTGTAGCTCCCCGTTGCTGACTAGGTGGTTGGCGAGGTTGTCCAGGGCCATGGCCAGGTCCGGGGTATGGGCGGCGGGGTTGTCCTGGGCCAGGTCGCGGTAGGCGTCGACGGCTTGCCGGGCAATATCCAGAGCGATCTGATTTTCCCCAGTTCTCGCTAGGAGACTGGCGAAATTCGTCAGGGCTGTGGCGAGGTAAGGGGTATAGGTGGTGGGATTGGTCTGTGCTAGGCCCTCGTAGAGACTAACGGCCAGCTGCATGTTATCGAGAGCGATGTCTAGATCGAACCGGTTTTGAATGTTCTGGGCTTGGAGGATGGCGAGAGTGTTCAGGGAATTGGCGAGGTCGGGATGATGGAGGACGGAGTTTCCCTGGGTTAGCTTGCGGTATAGGTCGACTGTTTCCTGAGCTGTCGTGATGGCCGGGGAGAGGTGGCCGGATTCGCCTAAAAACTTGGCGAGAGTCTTCAGGGAATCAGCGAGGTTCGGGGTGTGGGTGTCGGGGTTGGTGCGTGCCAGATCGCGGTTGATGTCGGAGGCTCGCTGGGCGCTATCCAGTGCTGCTTGGAGATCCCCGACCTTGTATTTCCACCAACTCAGTGTCAGGAGGCGAACGGCGTAATCGGAACGTTTATGCTCTGGATCGCTCTCCTGGACCTCGACATCGCTGGCACGTCGCGCGAGAATTAGTCCCAAGGGAGTGATCAGGTAGCCTCCCTGACTTAGTTTGCTCACTGCTTGATGCGCGGACTCGGTACTGAGGCTCGTTGACGTCTTGAGCAGCAGAGCCGCCAGGGAGTTTGGCAGATCCGTGCTCCGTGATGTCATCGCAGCATTCTCGACGGTCTGCGTCAGTTCCTCCAGGACGTCATTGAGCGCGGAGCCGACGAGCTCCCTTACCCGGGGGTCGTCCGCGGCGCGTTCGAGCACGGTCCAGGTCCGCAGGGCACCGGTGCCCACGCGCGCGGGGGCCAGGAGAGAAGGAAGTGCCGTCTCCAGATTCCCAATCTCCGAGGTGATGAGGCGCTCTCCCAGACGGTCAGGCTCCAGGTGC belongs to Actinomyces capricornis and includes:
- the rpsK gene encoding 30S ribosomal protein S11; its protein translation is MPPKTRAAARKMRRKDRKNVTHGHAYIKSTFNNTIVSLTDPSGAVIAWCSSGQVGFKGSRKSTPYAAQLAAEAAARRAQEHGMKKVDVFVKGPGPGRETAIRSLQAAGLEIGPITDVTPQAYNGCRPPKRRRV
- the rpsM gene encoding 30S ribosomal protein S13, which translates into the protein MARISGVDLPREKRVEIALTYIFGIGRTRADETLKATGVNPDTRVKDLSEDELVALRTHIDANYQVEGDLRREVQADIRRKIEIGCYQGLRHRRHLPVHGQRTKTNARTRKGPKRTVAGKKKAK
- a CDS encoding DNA-directed RNA polymerase subunit alpha translates to MLIAQRPTLTEEVIEEDRRSRFVLEPLEPGFGYTLGNSLRRTLLSSIPGAAVTSVRIDGVPHEFRTIAGVKEDVSQIILNIKEIVLSSENDEPVVMYLRKSGPGEVLAGDITPPAGVEIHNPELVIATLNEKGKLEIELTVERGRGYVSANQNKDPNAEISRIPVDSIYSPVKKVSYSVEATRVEQRTDFDRLIVDVETKVSITPRDALASAGKTLVELFGLARELNVEAEGIEVGPSPVDEAFQQDLALMIDELDLQARSSNALKREGIHTVGELVGRSEADLLDIRNFGAKSISEIKEKLAELGLSLKGSPVDYVSEDDYANPTFSDEPQA
- the map gene encoding type I methionyl aminopeptidase, giving the protein MRRAGLVVAEIHAALRQAVRPGITTAELDAVSAGVIERAGARSNFLGYHGFPATVCISVNEEAVHGIPGPRVLEAGDLVTFDCGAYITDERGTQWHGDAAFTTVVGGTYRNDSDRILDATTQRCLWEAIAALARAAAGEGGARQLRLNAVGDAVEETVAQVAATRGYELGILQEYVGHGIGTRMHMPPDVLNYSVRGRGPRLRPGMVLAIEPMLTAGSPRVRELDDGWTVVTCDGSRAAQWEHTVAIMPGGVWVLTAADGGAQGLEPYGLAPVTMRD
- the rplQ gene encoding 50S ribosomal protein L17, sunset domain variant, translating into MPRPTKGPRLGGSAQHERHMLANLATQLIIHESITTTEARARRLRPYVEKLITKGKRGDLHARRTVMKKVTDKFAVYRLFEVLAPQFEGRDGGYTRIIKTMPRKGDNAPMAVISLVLEPVAKKEIVEDAVATAKRAAEKAVAEEPAEAEKVEEKAEESAKAEAAEAEKAEAPAAEAAGEKAEYAGAVRLAEGATEAPDADHQVKGNEDSMKYHVPGSRWYDATVAEVWFASAEEAEAAGFAPAGGAAAQKVEK
- the infA gene encoding translation initiation factor IF-1, translating into MAKKDGVIEVEGSVVEALPNAMFRVELSNGHVVLAHISGKMRQHYIRILPEDRVVVELSPYDLSRGRIVYRYK
- a CDS encoding adenylate kinase, whose amino-acid sequence is MSARMVLLGAPGAGKGTQAARIAERLSIPAISTGDIFRSHAARGTELGAQAAQYMDRGEYVPDSITNAMVAERLSRPDCRQGFLLDGYPRTQNQVDELDAVLARDGLSLDAVVEITVDAEAVVARLLKRADEQDRADDTEPVIRRRLEVYTESTEPLVAHYSQRGLLVRVDGMGQIDEVTERLMEALAARGIA
- a CDS encoding family 20 glycosylhydrolase, yielding MNVNGDSSLPLLPAPSRLEHTSGAPFLLTPITPLRCQAACAQEAEQLAELLRNGLGWCGRVEHDQPEPEPGPPLQAGGEPTGDALPALRLDLDEQIPGGPEAYALSARADGLELRGASPSGVLQGVRTLLQLLPRRVMAADGATWAACPPTGAQDGRAVDEAPGEAGVLARIPPLSIEDAPRFGHRGLMLDVARSFLGVEDVCAIVEAAGRYKINVLHLHLVDDQGWRLEITNEGRAEGDTIDYTRLTAVSGRTAVSAEGYGQRPGVGGFYTREDYRRILDFCRSRHVEVIPEIDLPGHAGAALHAIPELCTPGSSYAGTPQAPTAPADGSTEVGRSYLDPHSPATLVFLRHVLTQVAGLDPHGRTIHLGGDEPYAMAHRYGAQEGSPYAGLLAAAQEMVRELGREPMGWNEAVSAGPRGILQVWNPEPQVARALRQAVGQGSRLVMSPVTHAYVDLKYDPSSPLGLTWAGSLEVPQARSWDPARILEGVGAEAIDGVEATLWGETVRSRQDAEWLLFPRLLALAEVGWCIEPFPAAGGQDAAAPGRSLEDFLARCAAHGPRLAAAGTRFHATSTVPWGQYGPFPRQELHPESEVHL
- the rpmJ gene encoding 50S ribosomal protein L36 encodes the protein MKVKPSVKKICDNCKVIRRHGRVMVICENPRHKQRQG